One window of the Granulicella arctica genome contains the following:
- the glyS gene encoding glycine--tRNA ligase subunit beta, with product MAEFLFEIGLEEIPARMIAGAQAELERRVVALLERERLVAAGVAHRSFSTPRRLAVWVGEVAERQEDAAEEMLGPSAKIAFKDGVATPAAVAFAKKAGVAVEALTTVTTPKGEYLRATSVRAGRGAAEVIAGELPKELAGIYWAKNMYWRAGKPEKFVRPVRWLVALLGSAVVPVEFAGYTASNVTYGHRVLFGASETVLAAPGEYEAQLKAAFVIVDVEARRHTIRKALDHVTRTVEGIRWREDHALVDSLTHLVEWASDASVVLGGFESEYLALPEEVLVTVMRDHQKYFALQDKAGKLAPYFLAVLNTQADAAGLAVIRHGNARVLRARFNDARFFWEFDQRTPLVERVKLLENVTFQKDLGSYAAKSERVRLVCERLGDVVANHGFAVDAVALRDAALLAKTDLTAELVKEFTELQGQVGGLYARAQGLGAQTADAIYDQYRPESMEAAIARTPEGQLLAIADKADTIAGMFGLGLEPTGSKDPFALRRAANGIVKTLAESAVPLKLSEVAAAAGAPEKVAGFFGERLEFYLREARGQAYDVVKAVLAVGSDDVRDAVARAEAVTAVRGSADFAAVSAAFKRMKNILAQAAEKGIAPAASVEAGLLTEPTEQVLAERSAALAGRVGALREAGSYVAALEAIATLRPQVDAFFEAVMVMAPDEAVRANRLALLARVLGDFSGIADFSEIVVAG from the coding sequence ATGGCAGAGTTTTTATTTGAGATTGGGTTGGAAGAGATTCCTGCGCGGATGATTGCGGGGGCGCAGGCAGAGTTGGAGCGCCGGGTTGTGGCGCTGCTGGAGCGTGAACGGCTGGTGGCTGCTGGTGTGGCGCATCGGAGTTTCTCAACGCCGCGACGGCTCGCTGTCTGGGTTGGCGAGGTTGCGGAGCGGCAGGAGGATGCTGCCGAGGAGATGCTGGGACCTTCGGCGAAGATTGCGTTCAAGGACGGCGTGGCGACTCCGGCTGCGGTGGCGTTTGCGAAGAAGGCGGGCGTTGCGGTTGAGGCGTTGACGACGGTGACTACGCCCAAGGGCGAGTACCTCCGGGCGACGTCGGTGAGGGCGGGGCGTGGGGCTGCCGAGGTGATTGCGGGTGAGCTGCCGAAGGAGCTTGCGGGTATCTACTGGGCGAAGAATATGTACTGGCGGGCGGGGAAGCCAGAGAAGTTTGTACGGCCGGTGCGGTGGCTGGTGGCGCTGCTGGGGAGTGCGGTGGTGCCGGTGGAGTTCGCCGGGTATACGGCCTCGAATGTGACATATGGGCATCGAGTGCTGTTTGGGGCGAGCGAGACTGTACTGGCTGCTCCTGGAGAGTATGAAGCGCAGTTGAAGGCGGCGTTTGTGATTGTGGATGTTGAGGCGCGGCGGCATACGATCCGCAAGGCGCTTGACCATGTGACGCGGACGGTGGAGGGGATTCGCTGGCGCGAGGACCACGCGCTGGTCGATTCGCTGACGCACCTGGTGGAGTGGGCTTCAGATGCTTCGGTGGTGCTTGGGGGTTTCGAGTCGGAGTATCTTGCGCTGCCCGAAGAGGTGCTGGTGACGGTGATGCGCGATCACCAGAAGTACTTTGCGCTGCAGGATAAGGCAGGCAAGCTGGCTCCGTATTTTCTTGCGGTGTTGAATACGCAGGCGGATGCTGCGGGGCTGGCGGTGATCCGACATGGGAATGCGCGGGTGCTGCGGGCGCGGTTCAACGATGCGCGGTTCTTCTGGGAGTTCGATCAGCGGACGCCGCTGGTGGAGCGGGTGAAGCTGCTGGAGAACGTTACGTTCCAGAAAGATCTGGGGAGCTACGCGGCGAAGTCGGAGCGGGTGCGGCTTGTCTGCGAACGGCTGGGTGATGTTGTGGCGAACCATGGCTTCGCGGTGGATGCGGTGGCGCTTCGCGATGCCGCGCTGCTGGCCAAGACCGATCTGACGGCGGAGTTGGTGAAGGAATTTACCGAGCTACAGGGGCAGGTTGGTGGGCTGTATGCGCGGGCGCAGGGGCTTGGTGCGCAGACCGCAGATGCGATCTACGACCAGTATCGGCCGGAGTCGATGGAGGCTGCGATCGCTCGCACGCCTGAGGGACAGTTGCTGGCGATTGCGGATAAGGCGGATACGATTGCCGGGATGTTCGGGCTGGGTCTCGAGCCGACGGGCTCGAAGGATCCGTTTGCGTTGCGGCGAGCGGCGAACGGGATCGTGAAGACGCTTGCGGAGAGTGCTGTGCCGCTGAAGCTGAGTGAGGTTGCTGCGGCTGCTGGAGCGCCGGAGAAGGTGGCGGGGTTCTTTGGGGAGCGGCTGGAGTTCTATCTTCGCGAGGCGCGTGGGCAGGCTTACGACGTGGTGAAGGCGGTGCTCGCCGTGGGTTCGGACGATGTGCGGGATGCTGTGGCGCGAGCTGAGGCGGTGACTGCGGTTCGTGGGTCGGCTGACTTTGCGGCAGTGTCGGCGGCGTTCAAGCGGATGAAGAATATTCTTGCGCAGGCGGCTGAGAAGGGGATTGCTCCGGCTGCGAGCGTCGAGGCTGGATTGCTGACGGAGCCGACGGAGCAGGTGTTGGCGGAACGGTCGGCTGCGCTTGCGGGTCGTGTTGGTGCGTTGCGAGAGGCGGGGAGTTATGTCGCCGCGCTGGAAGCGATTGCTACGCTGCGGCCGCAGGTGGATGCGTTCTTCGAGGCGGTGATGGTGATGGCTCCGGATGAGGCTGTTCGGGCGAATCGTCTGGCGTTGCTGGCGCGGGTTCTTGGGGACTTTTCGGGGATTGCTGACTTTTCGGAGATTGTGGTGGCGGGGTAG
- a CDS encoding catalase family peroxidase gives MPLPTDEKLLALSSDLIAQFDTLFGLHPSFRPAHAKGVMLTGTFTPSPDAVALTNAPHVMRASTPVTVRFSSSTGLPLIPDTDPNGNPRGMAIRFHLAEHSHTDIVAHSADGFPTRTGGEFLEFLKALATSDLAAPSDPAHPKPVEIFLGSHPAALAFVQMPKPFPESFGREAYFGVTAMQFINADGAARHGRYRIVPEAGVAHLEDAGLPAKGPNYLFDELTERLAAGPIGFRVAVQLAKDGDVTDDATIHWPEDRTVLELGTISLTAFVADEAKEQQQIIFDPIPRVEGIAPSDDPLLELRAAIYLMSGRRRRAAVRE, from the coding sequence ATGCCCCTTCCGACCGATGAGAAGCTGCTTGCCCTGAGCAGTGACCTGATTGCGCAGTTTGATACGTTGTTTGGCTTGCATCCTTCGTTTCGTCCGGCTCATGCGAAGGGGGTGATGCTGACGGGGACGTTTACGCCTTCGCCCGATGCGGTTGCGCTGACGAATGCGCCGCATGTGATGCGCGCTTCGACTCCGGTTACGGTGCGGTTTTCAAGCTCGACCGGACTGCCGCTGATACCGGACACCGATCCGAATGGGAATCCACGCGGGATGGCGATTCGGTTCCACCTTGCAGAGCATAGCCACACGGATATCGTGGCCCACTCGGCAGATGGATTTCCTACGCGGACGGGTGGCGAGTTTCTGGAGTTTCTGAAGGCGCTGGCGACGAGTGATCTGGCTGCTCCTTCTGATCCTGCTCATCCGAAGCCGGTTGAGATCTTTCTTGGGAGCCATCCTGCGGCGTTGGCGTTTGTGCAGATGCCGAAGCCGTTTCCGGAGAGCTTTGGGCGCGAGGCCTACTTTGGCGTGACGGCGATGCAGTTTATCAACGCCGATGGAGCGGCACGGCATGGGCGATACCGGATTGTTCCGGAGGCCGGTGTGGCTCATCTTGAAGATGCGGGATTGCCTGCGAAGGGGCCGAATTATCTCTTTGATGAGTTGACGGAGCGGCTTGCTGCGGGACCGATTGGATTCCGTGTGGCGGTGCAGTTGGCGAAGGATGGGGATGTGACGGACGACGCGACGATCCACTGGCCGGAGGATCGGACGGTGCTGGAGCTGGGGACGATCTCGCTGACGGCGTTCGTTGCGGATGAGGCGAAGGAGCAGCAGCAGATTATCTTCGATCCGATCCCGCGGGTGGAGGGGATTGCGCCTTCGGATGATCCTTTGCTGGAGTTGCGGGCGGCGATTTATCTGATGAGTGGGCGGCGACGGCGGGCTGCGGTGAGGGAGTAG
- a CDS encoding LptA/OstA family protein, protein MSTSIDRLRVWLLVGAALLVLVIAGFLGYARYRTHRFLAGLPAKLGIDIRRETNGYTYSQSVKGKTVMTLHAAKAVEHSNGKLTLHDVGMILYGRKQDRADRISGSEFEYDQASGVVRAMGEVHIDLQAPASANGKAKVGPPANSVPNVADEMGDENKRVIHVKTSGLVYIQKLGVAATDQDVEFKFGGMTGHATGAEYNSDTGVLILQADVKTVGLQHGRSVVLNASHAEMQRENQVALLTQAKYVSPGQTARGDHAIVHLRSDGSPERIEAEGNIVLEGPASGTITAPRADVLLNAAGEAQKAHLFGTGGVHYADVSSLRVGKGQAEDAQVAFDAAGRPENVVLVGAVHITERSRAADSAGSAWSVRDATAGRMTFALAGDSSGKRKELREATATSAAHMTLVSEADTPGAATSEISGDTLHGHFTGAGKAVLLSSLQAVGHTSLHRLNGKGAEQTSSGDTVDVDLRPASKARRSGGGQTGSEEIVKAVQSGHVVLTSRAAAKAGAGPPVPTHATADLALYEGDADHLTLTGHAQVTDAGSTVSANKIVMEHESGDATAEGAVKANYLQANAAEPVHVLAERAELKHDSGQAFFYGAAGKLRPARLWQGASQVEAPVLELDQQKRTMTAHGEAADVAPVHAVLVGKSAAKAGSETHPSVVRIAARTMVYQDVARQVDFGGDVKVEDADGTLRALQATAYLQPAPAAGTVASKKDTSNSAGTSGAFFGGSVDRIVANGKVEMDQTGRRASGEQLVYTANDGMFVLTGTPTVLPKLIDEVQGTVTGTRLSFHTGDDSVMVTGDTNGNEQKAGQRVHTVTRVKQK, encoded by the coding sequence ATGTCTACTTCGATCGATCGGCTGCGAGTCTGGCTGCTGGTGGGCGCGGCCCTCCTGGTGCTGGTGATCGCCGGATTCCTGGGCTATGCCCGGTACCGGACGCATCGCTTTCTGGCTGGCCTGCCTGCCAAGCTGGGGATCGATATCCGCCGCGAGACGAATGGGTACACCTACTCGCAATCCGTAAAGGGCAAGACGGTGATGACGCTGCATGCGGCCAAGGCGGTGGAGCATAGCAACGGGAAGCTGACGCTGCATGATGTCGGAATGATCCTGTACGGGCGGAAGCAGGATCGGGCGGATCGGATCTCAGGGAGTGAGTTTGAATACGACCAGGCGTCGGGTGTGGTGCGGGCGATGGGCGAGGTGCATATCGATCTGCAGGCTCCTGCATCGGCGAACGGGAAGGCTAAGGTGGGGCCTCCAGCGAACTCGGTGCCGAATGTGGCTGACGAGATGGGGGACGAAAACAAGCGGGTCATCCATGTGAAGACGAGCGGGCTGGTGTACATCCAGAAACTGGGTGTTGCGGCTACGGACCAGGATGTGGAGTTCAAGTTTGGCGGGATGACGGGCCATGCGACCGGGGCTGAGTACAACTCGGATACGGGCGTGCTGATTTTGCAAGCGGATGTAAAGACCGTGGGGCTGCAACATGGCCGATCGGTGGTGCTGAATGCATCCCATGCGGAGATGCAGCGGGAGAACCAGGTGGCGCTGCTGACGCAGGCGAAGTATGTTTCGCCAGGGCAGACGGCGCGGGGAGACCATGCGATTGTGCATCTGCGGAGCGATGGTTCGCCGGAGCGGATTGAGGCAGAGGGGAACATTGTGCTGGAGGGGCCGGCGTCGGGAACGATTACGGCTCCCAGGGCGGATGTGCTGCTGAATGCGGCTGGGGAGGCGCAGAAGGCGCATTTGTTTGGAACTGGCGGTGTCCACTATGCGGACGTGAGCAGCCTGCGTGTGGGTAAGGGGCAGGCGGAGGATGCGCAGGTGGCGTTCGATGCTGCTGGTCGGCCTGAGAACGTGGTGCTTGTGGGTGCGGTGCATATAACGGAACGTAGCCGGGCGGCGGATAGCGCTGGTTCAGCGTGGAGCGTTCGCGATGCTACAGCGGGCAGGATGACGTTTGCGCTGGCTGGTGACAGCTCGGGCAAGCGAAAGGAGCTGCGCGAGGCTACGGCTACGTCGGCGGCTCACATGACGCTGGTGAGTGAGGCGGACACGCCGGGAGCGGCTACGAGCGAGATCTCGGGCGATACGCTCCATGGCCATTTCACTGGAGCTGGGAAGGCTGTGCTGCTCTCCTCGCTGCAGGCGGTGGGACATACTTCGCTGCATCGGCTGAACGGTAAGGGGGCTGAGCAGACGAGTTCGGGGGATACGGTTGATGTTGATTTGCGGCCTGCTTCGAAGGCCCGGCGGTCTGGAGGCGGGCAGACGGGGAGCGAGGAGATTGTGAAGGCGGTGCAGTCGGGGCATGTGGTGCTGACGAGCCGTGCTGCAGCGAAGGCGGGGGCGGGTCCTCCGGTGCCGACCCATGCTACGGCGGACCTTGCGTTGTATGAGGGCGATGCCGACCACCTTACGCTTACGGGGCATGCGCAGGTCACGGATGCAGGCAGTACTGTTTCGGCGAACAAGATTGTGATGGAGCACGAGAGTGGAGACGCTACGGCGGAGGGTGCGGTGAAGGCGAACTATCTGCAGGCGAACGCGGCGGAGCCGGTGCATGTGCTGGCGGAGCGGGCGGAGTTGAAGCATGACTCCGGGCAGGCGTTCTTTTATGGTGCGGCGGGGAAGCTGCGGCCTGCGCGGTTGTGGCAGGGAGCTTCGCAGGTGGAAGCGCCGGTGCTTGAGCTTGATCAGCAGAAGCGGACCATGACGGCTCATGGGGAGGCGGCTGACGTGGCTCCTGTTCATGCGGTCCTGGTGGGGAAGAGCGCAGCGAAGGCTGGGAGCGAGACTCATCCGTCGGTGGTTCGGATTGCGGCTCGGACGATGGTGTACCAGGATGTTGCCCGGCAGGTGGACTTCGGCGGGGATGTGAAGGTAGAGGATGCGGATGGGACGCTGCGCGCTCTGCAGGCAACTGCGTACCTGCAACCTGCACCGGCGGCAGGGACAGTCGCATCGAAGAAGGATACGAGTAATAGCGCTGGTACGTCAGGTGCCTTCTTCGGCGGGAGTGTGGATCGGATTGTGGCGAATGGGAAGGTTGAGATGGACCAGACTGGGCGGCGTGCCTCAGGAGAGCAGCTTGTGTATACGGCTAACGATGGCATGTTCGTGCTGACGGGTACGCCCACGGTGCTGCCGAAGTTGATCGACGAGGTGCAGGGTACGGTTACGGGAACGCGGCTCAGCTTCCACACAGGCGATGATAGTGTGATGGTCACCGGCGACACGAACGGGAATGAACAGAAGGCAGGGCAGCGGGTGCATACCGTGACGCGGGTGAAACAGAAGTGA
- the lptB gene encoding LPS export ABC transporter ATP-binding protein, whose protein sequence is MRTLETEEIGKAYGGRQVVRGVTLQIQQGEVVGLLGPNGAGKTTSFYMIVGLVRPDAGRIVVDGTDITTLPMYLRARNFGISYLPQEPSVFRKLTVEENILAVLEAQQLSWETRRNRTERLIEQLSLGHVRKTRGYALSGGERRRVEIARCLAIEPAFILLDEPFSGIDPIAVLELQEIIFALKASGIGVLITDHNVRETLSVTDRAYIIAEGKIFRTGTPRELGRDPEVKRIYLGEGFSMD, encoded by the coding sequence ATACGAACGCTGGAGACGGAAGAGATCGGTAAGGCGTACGGCGGTCGACAGGTGGTGCGCGGGGTAACTCTGCAGATCCAGCAGGGCGAGGTCGTGGGACTGCTGGGGCCGAACGGCGCGGGTAAGACGACGAGCTTCTACATGATCGTGGGACTGGTGCGGCCCGACGCCGGGCGTATCGTGGTCGACGGCACGGACATTACGACGCTGCCGATGTACCTACGGGCGCGGAACTTCGGTATCAGCTACCTACCGCAGGAGCCTTCGGTGTTCCGGAAGTTGACGGTTGAGGAAAATATTCTGGCGGTGCTTGAGGCGCAGCAGTTGAGCTGGGAGACGCGGCGCAATCGGACCGAGAGGCTGATCGAACAACTGAGCCTGGGCCATGTGCGTAAGACGCGCGGGTATGCGCTCTCAGGCGGAGAGCGGCGGAGGGTGGAGATTGCCCGCTGCCTCGCGATTGAGCCGGCATTTATCCTGCTGGACGAGCCGTTTTCCGGCATCGATCCGATTGCGGTGCTGGAGTTGCAGGAGATCATCTTTGCGCTGAAGGCGAGCGGCATCGGGGTGCTGATTACGGACCATAATGTACGGGAGACGCTTTCCGTGACGGATCGGGCGTACATTATCGCGGAGGGAAAGATCTTCCGGACGGGGACACCCCGGGAGCTTGGACGTGACCCGGAGGTCAAGAGGATTTATCTTGGCGAAGGGTTCTCGATGGACTGA
- a CDS encoding RNA polymerase factor sigma-54 — protein MYLQPRLNLKVSQRQVLTPGLVQMVSVLALNKLELKEMINSEMIENPVLEELEESALSLDERAGLEGDRERSAEAVAAEGERVEKDPFDEIDFGSYFQDYLDPGFRTASSNFEESDKPSFEHFLSQPSRLSDHLAWQLGSLTLLPEVHVAAELIIGNLNENGYLTATDEELIAALLELRQPARNEPIPFQRGVKAPVSWVPVDDDSDEHEQVAKIAACAEEASGESVEFAEARCTIEVARGVIHQFDPLGVGARDLRECLLIQIKARRRDAELAARRRQAHLVAQPIEDDTDEDEDYGAAPSAHTVAAPDQTSVFETATHIVSNCLQLLQKKDMRELTRSCGRTSDEVQAAVDFIRTLDPRPGQRYNQSETRLIEPDVAFVKRGDEYVVLMNEEDMPVLRLNQGYRKMLRQKQTEKEVREYVKERYKSAIQLLRNIEQRKNTIVRTCEVIVRRQAEFLELGEQSLKPMMIKEVAEEIGVHPSTVSRAVANKYVHTTQGVYELRFFFSEGVNGPEGADLPLVLLKRKVKKLIEDEDERKPLTDDQLAAELQRQGIQVTRRTVAKYREDLQIPSTHQRRVR, from the coding sequence GTGTACCTGCAACCCCGACTCAATCTCAAGGTCTCGCAGCGCCAGGTGCTTACCCCTGGACTGGTGCAGATGGTCAGCGTCCTTGCGCTGAATAAGCTTGAGCTGAAAGAGATGATTAACAGCGAGATGATCGAGAACCCGGTTCTCGAGGAGTTGGAGGAGTCCGCTCTCTCGTTGGACGAGCGTGCCGGGTTGGAAGGGGATCGCGAGCGCTCTGCCGAGGCGGTAGCTGCGGAGGGGGAGCGGGTGGAGAAGGACCCCTTCGACGAGATCGATTTCGGAAGCTACTTTCAGGATTATCTTGACCCGGGATTCCGGACGGCTTCTTCGAACTTTGAGGAGTCGGACAAGCCTTCATTTGAGCATTTTCTGTCGCAGCCGAGCCGGCTTAGCGACCATCTGGCGTGGCAGCTTGGCTCGTTGACGCTGCTGCCGGAGGTTCATGTCGCGGCTGAGTTGATCATTGGCAACCTGAATGAGAACGGCTACCTGACGGCCACCGATGAGGAACTGATTGCCGCCCTTCTGGAACTGCGGCAACCCGCGCGCAACGAGCCGATTCCTTTTCAGCGTGGCGTGAAGGCCCCGGTGTCATGGGTGCCGGTGGATGATGACAGCGACGAGCATGAGCAGGTTGCGAAGATTGCTGCGTGCGCGGAGGAGGCATCCGGGGAGAGCGTGGAGTTTGCCGAGGCACGCTGCACGATTGAGGTGGCGCGTGGGGTGATCCACCAGTTTGACCCGCTGGGCGTGGGTGCACGGGATCTTCGCGAGTGCCTGCTGATCCAGATCAAGGCGCGGAGGCGCGATGCGGAGCTTGCGGCGCGGCGACGGCAGGCGCATCTTGTGGCGCAGCCGATTGAGGACGACACGGATGAAGACGAAGACTATGGCGCGGCTCCCAGCGCGCACACGGTTGCGGCTCCCGACCAGACCAGCGTCTTTGAGACGGCTACGCACATCGTTTCAAATTGCCTGCAGCTTTTGCAGAAGAAGGACATGCGCGAACTGACGCGTAGCTGTGGCCGAACCTCCGATGAGGTACAGGCGGCGGTTGATTTTATTCGTACACTCGACCCTCGACCGGGCCAGCGGTATAACCAGAGCGAGACGCGGCTGATCGAGCCGGACGTGGCGTTCGTAAAGCGGGGCGACGAGTATGTCGTGCTGATGAACGAGGAGGATATGCCGGTCCTGCGGCTGAACCAGGGCTATCGCAAGATGCTGCGCCAGAAGCAGACGGAGAAAGAGGTTCGCGAGTACGTCAAGGAGCGGTATAAATCGGCGATCCAGCTGCTGCGGAATATCGAGCAGCGCAAGAACACGATTGTGCGGACGTGCGAGGTGATTGTGCGGCGGCAGGCTGAGTTCCTTGAGTTGGGCGAGCAGTCTTTGAAGCCGATGATGATCAAGGAGGTTGCCGAGGAGATCGGCGTGCATCCTTCAACCGTGAGCCGGGCTGTGGCGAACAAGTATGTCCATACGACGCAGGGTGTGTATGAGCTGCGGTTCTTTTTCTCGGAGGGCGTGAACGGACCGGAGGGAGCCGATCTTCCGCTGGTTCTGCTGAAGCGAAAGGTAAAGAAATTGATCGAAGATGAGGACGAGCGAAAGCCGTTGACGGACGATCAACTTGCGGCGGAGTTGCAGCGGCAGGGCATCCAGGTGACGCGGCGGACGGTGGCGAAGTACCGCGAAGATCTGCAGATTCCGAGCACGCACCAGCGGCGGGTTCGCTGA
- the hpf gene encoding ribosome hibernation-promoting factor, HPF/YfiA family: protein MNVEYTGRQITINKKLKAQAEEGLARIAKVVGRAASAHVILSEDKYRMVAEVSVVTGGHTLVATCKSAEMATSLHDALAKVEQQAIRHKQKFTTLKRHPNKNGKPDKNDTNVAAGEADVPVAPLKRAVAKKVAAKASAARKAVSMVVHSFPSKMPVVEPHVVRSIDSAAMRPMSFEEAVKEAAFRDRDVFVFRDHAGQVLILHRKRDGKVELIEVP, encoded by the coding sequence ATGAACGTTGAGTACACCGGTCGACAGATCACCATTAACAAGAAGCTAAAGGCCCAGGCGGAAGAAGGACTCGCCCGGATTGCGAAGGTCGTAGGAAGAGCAGCAAGCGCTCACGTCATATTGAGCGAAGACAAGTACCGGATGGTTGCTGAGGTGTCCGTAGTCACGGGTGGACACACCCTGGTGGCGACCTGTAAATCGGCTGAGATGGCGACATCTCTGCATGATGCGTTGGCGAAGGTCGAGCAGCAGGCGATCCGTCACAAGCAGAAGTTCACGACGCTGAAACGCCATCCAAACAAGAATGGAAAGCCGGACAAGAACGACACCAACGTGGCTGCGGGCGAGGCTGACGTGCCCGTGGCTCCATTGAAGCGGGCTGTTGCGAAGAAGGTGGCAGCCAAGGCGAGTGCGGCTCGCAAGGCGGTGTCGATGGTGGTTCATTCTTTCCCATCGAAGATGCCGGTGGTGGAGCCGCACGTGGTGCGCTCGATCGACAGTGCGGCGATGCGGCCGATGTCGTTTGAGGAGGCGGTGAAGGAGGCGGCGTTTCGAGACCGCGATGTCTTCGTGTTTCGCGATCATGCGGGGCAGGTGCTGATCCTGCATCGGAAGCGCGATGGCAAGGTGGAGCTCATCGAAGTTCCGTAG
- the rapZ gene encoding RNase adapter RapZ → MARKQTAKKVAAVSKKKPAAPKKTAALLKDAPPVGELVILTGMSGSGKASALKAFEDLGYYSVDNLPLELVPRFADLVRQSSEIERAALVVDVREGIRLDEFPEILKSVRKVLPTRVVFLEADEDVLVRRFSETRRPHPMGRGETVVKSIRAERKRLDPVRNVADILLDTTRFNVHELRAHISAQFERGESDRNLTISSTSFGFKNGVPADADLVFDVRFLPNPHFVPEFRKLTGRHPKVAKYVRQFPQTQEFLDKTTDMLNFLLPHYIKEGKSYLTVAFGCTGGQHRSVFIAEEMKKRLATGGYRVKTAHRDMPR, encoded by the coding sequence ATGGCACGTAAGCAGACCGCGAAGAAGGTAGCAGCTGTGTCCAAGAAGAAGCCAGCCGCGCCGAAGAAGACTGCAGCGTTGTTGAAGGATGCGCCGCCGGTTGGCGAGTTGGTTATCCTGACGGGCATGTCCGGGTCGGGTAAGGCTTCGGCTTTGAAGGCATTTGAGGACCTCGGCTACTACTCGGTTGATAACCTTCCACTGGAGTTGGTGCCGCGCTTTGCGGACCTGGTGCGGCAGTCCTCCGAGATCGAGCGTGCTGCGCTGGTAGTCGATGTGCGCGAGGGTATTCGGCTTGACGAGTTTCCAGAGATCCTGAAGAGTGTTCGGAAGGTGCTGCCGACGCGCGTGGTTTTTCTTGAGGCGGATGAGGATGTGCTGGTACGGCGCTTCTCGGAGACGCGGCGGCCGCATCCGATGGGGCGCGGGGAGACGGTCGTCAAGTCGATCAGGGCGGAGCGGAAGCGGCTTGATCCGGTTCGCAATGTTGCCGATATTCTGCTGGATACGACGCGGTTCAATGTTCATGAACTTCGAGCCCACATCAGCGCACAGTTTGAGCGGGGAGAGAGCGATCGGAATTTGACGATCTCTTCGACCAGCTTCGGGTTCAAGAATGGTGTGCCTGCCGATGCGGACCTGGTGTTCGATGTGCGTTTTCTGCCGAATCCCCACTTCGTGCCAGAGTTCCGCAAGCTGACAGGGCGGCATCCGAAGGTGGCGAAATATGTCAGGCAGTTTCCGCAGACGCAGGAGTTTCTGGATAAGACGACGGATATGCTGAATTTCCTCTTGCCGCACTACATCAAGGAAGGGAAGAGCTATTTGACGGTGGCGTTTGGATGCACCGGGGGTCAGCACCGGTCGGTATTTATTGCTGAGGAGATGAAGAAGCGGCTTGCCACGGGTGGGTATCGGGTGAAGACGGCCCATCGAGATATGCCGCGCTAA